The proteins below come from a single Panulirus ornatus isolate Po-2019 chromosome 15, ASM3632096v1, whole genome shotgun sequence genomic window:
- the LOC139753749 gene encoding uncharacterized protein: MSCDSRVGLEAQKLINISLGKMAASRVGRSGASLHKSLLVASVLQRARHVILEESYNVHRATHPEAYPQPPATPPPPPPSAGAVYTSLLPPASSSSSMTVASTTTPSSSSLSVVPSVTPAPPTTAALPTEDNNSDSEDKENRMCEKLEQQQQQQGGRVPLTDHCGNSRAASLKRRRCVSQQETQEAVWSILPKRSRTVVEGRVVDVAADLRQESESCANSMEVEHITSLVSIFSFGGQRVDLCGAEAAREDMASYQPVALAV; the protein is encoded by the coding sequence ATGTCGTGTGATTCGCGTGTGGGACTAGAGGCTCAAAAGCTGATCAATATATCGCTCGGCAAGATGGCGGCTTCGCGCGTGGGGCGAAGTGGCGCATCATTACACAAATCTCTTCTTGTAGCTTCGGTGTTGCAACGTGCCCGTCACGTCATCTTGGAGGAGAGTTACAACGTACACCGTGCTACACACCCTGAGGCATATCCTCAACCccctgccaccccaccaccaccaccaccttcagcagGAGCTGTGTACACGTCGCTCCTGCCGCctgcctcatcttcatcatccatgACAGTCGCATCCACCACGACGCCAAGCTCATCATCCCTCAGTGTCGTACCATCGGTGACGCCCGCGCCACCCACCACAGCCGCTCTGCCGACCGAGGATAATAACAGCGACTCAGAAGACAAGGAGAACCGTATGTGTGAgaagctggagcagcagcagcagcagcagggagggagagtgCCTCTCACCGATCATTGTGGCAACAGTCGTGCTGCCTCGCTCAAGAGACGACGATGTGTGAGTCAGCAGGAGACGCAGGAGGCAGTGTGGTCCATCCTGCCCAAGCGGTCCCGCACGGTGGTGGAAGGTCGCGTGGTCGACGTGGCTGCAGACCTGCGTCAGGAGAGTGAGTCGTGTGCTAACAGTATGGAGGTGGAGCACATAACCTCGCTCGTCTCCATCTTCAGTTTCGGAGGTCAACGTGTGGACCTGTGCGGGGCGGAGGCGGCTAGGGAGGACATGGCCTCATATCAACCTGTGGCCCTGGCCGTGTGA